From the Erythrolamprus reginae isolate rEryReg1 chromosome Z, rEryReg1.hap1, whole genome shotgun sequence genome, one window contains:
- the ARL4D gene encoding ADP-ribosylation factor-like protein 4D, which yields MTMGNQLAPLPPFLPHLQALHVVIVGLDAAGKTSLLYRLKFQEFIKSAPTKGFNMEKIRVPLGTSRIITFQVWDVGGQEKLRPLWKSYMRRTDGVVFVVDSAEVERLEEARVELHRIAHSSDNQGIPVLVLANKQDVAHALSVAEIEKHLGLHELYASTQSHIQGCSAISGLGLQPALEKLYEMILKRKKILRNGKKKC from the coding sequence ATGACTATGGGGAATCAGTTGGCCCCCCTGCCTCCTTTCCTGCCTCACTTGCAGGCTCTTCATGTGGTCATAGTTGGGTTAGATGCAGCTGGCAAAACATCTCTGCTTTACCGTCTGAAGTTTCAAGAATTTATCAAGAGTGCACCTACCAAGGGCTTCAACATGGAGAAGATCCGGGTGCCACTGGGAACCTCTCGCATCATCACTTTCCAAGTATGGGATGTGGGTGGCCAGGAAAAGCTGCGTCCTCTCTGGAAATCCTACATGCGCCGAACAGATGGGGTTGTTTTTGTAGTGGACTCAGCAGAGGTTGAACGTTTGGAAGAGGCTCGGGTTGAATTGCACAGAATTGCTCACTCCTCAGACAACCAGGGAATCCCTGTGCTTGTGCTGGCCAATAAACAGGATGTGGCCCATGCACTCTCTGTAGCTGAGATAGAGAAACACCTTGGCTTACATGAACTATACGCTTCAACACAGAGCCACATCCAAGGTTGCAGTGCCATTAGTGGACTAGGCCTCCAGCCAGCCCTGGAAAAACTCTATGAAATGATTCTCAAACGCAAAAAAATTCTTCGCAATGGTAAGAAGAAGTGCTGA